GCAGAGATCGTGGCGCAAAAGATCCGGGCCTGCGGTCGCCGAATACCCTTCATTGAAGATCAGATAGATCACCGACAGCACCGAATCGAGCCGTTCGGACCAGTGTTCGGGCTCGGGAATTTCAAAGGGAATGCCGGCCTTGGTGATCTTGTGGCGCGCCCGCACCAGCCGCTGCGCCATCGTTTCCGTCGCGTCGAGAAAGGCGCGGGCGATTTCCCGGGTCGTTAGCCCGCATAAGGTTCGAAGGGTCAGGGCAACGCGGGTCTTGCTGTCCAGCGCGGGGTGGCAGCAGGTGAAAATCAGCCGCAGCCTTTCATCCGGGATCGCCGGCGGCTCCTGGCTGTCCACGGTTTGCTGGTCGAGCTCAATGAGCAGCCCGTATTCCTCCGCCTTGCGCTTGAAGGTCCGCGCCCGCCGGAACCGGTCGATGGCCTTGCGGCGGGCCGCTTGCAGCACCCAGCCTGCCGGAGAGCTCGGCAGACCGTTGCGCGTCCAGTGCGTCAGCGCCGACTCAAGCGCTTCCTGGAGGCAATCTTCCGCCAGCTGGAAATCACGGACATCGCGCAGCAGAGCGCCAAGCAGGCGCCCTGTGTCGGCGCGCGCAAGCGCCTCAACGGTCTTGCGCGCGCGCGTTTCCTTCTCGATAGCGTCCGATGCCATGCCGGCTATTCGATTTCCATAATCGGGCGGACTTCCACCGATCCATGCTCGGCTGTCGGGATCATCGCTGCATATTTGATGGCGTCATCGAGATTGGCGCATTCGAACATGTAGAACCCGCCAAGCTGCTCCTTGGTCTCGGCAAACGGCCCGTCCATCGTTTCGGTCTTGCCGTTGCGAACCCGCACGGTTGTTGCGGTTGCGGTGTCTTGCAGGGCTTCGCCTGCCAGCATCACACCATCACGCTGGTAGGTTTCAGTGGCCTTGCGGTAGCCGTCCATATAGGGACCAAATTCCGGTGTGCCGTAGTCCGG
The DNA window shown above is from Hoeflea phototrophica DFL-43 and carries:
- a CDS encoding YciI family protein, giving the protein MKYLALIYAAPGAGPDYGTPEFGPYMDGYRKATETYQRDGVMLAGEALQDTATATTVRVRNGKTETMDGPFAETKEQLGGFYMFECANLDDAIKYAAMIPTAEHGSVEVRPIMEIE
- a CDS encoding RNA polymerase sigma factor, whose product is MASDAIEKETRARKTVEALARADTGRLLGALLRDVRDFQLAEDCLQEALESALTHWTRNGLPSSPAGWVLQAARRKAIDRFRRARTFKRKAEEYGLLIELDQQTVDSQEPPAIPDERLRLIFTCCHPALDSKTRVALTLRTLCGLTTREIARAFLDATETMAQRLVRARHKITKAGIPFEIPEPEHWSERLDSVLSVIYLIFNEGYSATAGPDLLRHDLCLEAIRLGRLMLELAPGDAECEGLLALMLLNHSRAQARLDDEGGMIPLDRQDRGQWRKAEIEEGCRILDQALERGRAGLFQLQAAISALHAQAASHTDTDWQQIVLLYEAMHAHSGNPVHLLNRAVALSYACGADQALDALATFEAGLEGYQPFHAAKADLLRRTGRFEAARESYHRAIALSGNESERQFLASRMAALAEQV